A window from Anaerobaca lacustris encodes these proteins:
- a CDS encoding sugar ABC transporter ATP-binding protein, with protein MNGGPAQTVARRQTALRMTGISKRFGPVQALCDVTFGARAGSVHALVGENGAGKSTLMKILAGVYQPDAGTIEIHGRSHTLANPAEAIEAGVSMIYQELDLAEHLTVAENIFLGAEPRGRLPFTVSHHQMTAQTRQLAERYHFDIRPDARVEDLPTGDCQIVEILKALRRNASIIVMDEPTSSLSERETVRLFEVVRQIRQQGLAIIYISHRLEEVAALADEVSVLRDGRLVHSEPVRQLDVPRIVHHMVGRELTDFFPQRNATVGDVLFEVNGLSSEAGVRDVTFAIRRGEIIGMAGLVGAGRTEVARALFGVDAKTAGRVTLDGRELNVASPADAIACGIALLTEDRKRTGLCLQLPCSWNITLPNLAQIGMQHLIHPAQEHRIAAEAGAQMAVRWAGPEAPTDSLSGGNQQKLLVARWLLANSTFMIFDEPTRGIDVGAKAEVYGLLNRLAEQGKAILFISSELPELFGIADRILVMRRGRLVGNLSTKETTPEQVMHLAAVEEN; from the coding sequence CCCAGTCCAGGCGCTGTGCGATGTGACATTCGGCGCCCGCGCCGGCAGCGTTCATGCCCTGGTCGGCGAGAATGGGGCGGGCAAGTCCACGCTGATGAAGATCCTTGCGGGGGTCTATCAGCCGGACGCCGGGACCATCGAGATTCACGGCCGCTCGCACACGCTGGCCAATCCCGCCGAGGCAATCGAGGCGGGCGTCTCGATGATCTATCAGGAACTCGACCTGGCCGAGCACCTGACCGTGGCCGAGAACATCTTCCTCGGCGCCGAGCCGCGAGGCCGTCTGCCGTTCACCGTGAGCCACCATCAGATGACCGCCCAGACGCGACAGCTCGCCGAGCGATACCACTTCGACATCCGTCCGGACGCCAGGGTCGAAGATCTCCCCACCGGCGACTGCCAGATCGTCGAAATCCTCAAGGCCCTGCGACGAAACGCCTCGATCATCGTGATGGACGAGCCGACGTCGTCGCTGTCCGAACGCGAGACGGTCCGGCTCTTCGAGGTCGTGCGGCAAATCCGCCAGCAAGGGCTCGCCATCATCTATATCTCGCACCGTCTCGAAGAGGTCGCCGCGCTGGCCGACGAGGTCAGCGTCCTGCGCGACGGCCGGCTCGTGCACTCCGAGCCGGTCCGGCAACTGGATGTCCCCCGGATCGTCCATCACATGGTCGGCCGCGAACTGACGGACTTCTTCCCGCAACGCAACGCGACCGTCGGCGACGTGCTCTTCGAGGTCAATGGCCTGTCGTCGGAAGCGGGCGTTCGCGACGTTACCTTCGCTATCCGGCGAGGCGAGATCATCGGCATGGCCGGCCTGGTCGGCGCCGGGCGCACCGAGGTCGCTCGGGCCCTCTTCGGCGTGGATGCAAAGACCGCCGGCCGAGTCACCCTGGACGGTCGGGAACTGAACGTCGCCTCCCCGGCCGATGCCATCGCCTGTGGGATTGCCCTGCTGACCGAAGACCGCAAGCGAACGGGCCTGTGCCTGCAACTGCCGTGTAGCTGGAACATCACGCTGCCGAACCTCGCCCAGATCGGAATGCAGCATCTGATCCACCCGGCGCAGGAACATCGCATCGCCGCCGAGGCGGGAGCGCAGATGGCCGTCAGGTGGGCCGGCCCCGAAGCGCCCACCGATTCGCTGTCCGGCGGCAACCAGCAGAAGCTGCTCGTCGCCCGATGGCTCTTAGCCAACTCGACGTTTATGATCTTCGACGAGCCGACGCGCGGCATCGACGTGGGAGCGAAGGCCGAGGTCTACGGCCTGCTCAACCGCCTGGCCGAGCAGGGCAAGGCGATTCTGTTCATCTCGTCGGAACTGCCCGAACTGTTCGGGATCGCCGACCGGATCCTCGTGATGCGCCGCGGCAGGCTGGTCGGCAACCTCAGCACGAAAGAGACGACGCCGGAGCAGGTCATGCACCTGGCGGCCGTCGAGGAGAATTGA